The Paenibacillus sp. 481 DNA window CCGTACAGTACGGAGCGCCTGAACATTGTGTGCAGTGGATTGAAATGCCGTCCATGGAAGCGACGAATGGCTTGATGAATCATCCAGACGTAGCGCTCATTTTAGCGACAGGCGGAGCGGGCATGGTGCGTGCGGCTTATAGTTGTGGCAAGCCTGCGCTAGGCGTAGGGCCGGGGAACGTCCCTTGCTTTATTGAAAAGACAGCGAACATCGAGCAGGCAGTTACCGATCTCATCTTATCGAAAACGTTCGATAACGGTATGATTTGTGCGTCTGAGCAAGCGGTTATTATCGAGGAGCCGATCTTTAATGAAGTAAAGGCTTTTATGCAGCGGAATGGATGCTATTTCTTAACACCAGAAGAAGCGGGTAAGCTGCAAGGCTCCGCGATGAAAGCAGACACATGTGCCGTCAATCCGACGATTGTTGGGCAATCTGCTCGTAAGATTGCAGAGATGGCAGGCATCACCGTACCGGAAAACACCAAAATACTCGTTGCCGAGTTGGACGGCGTTGGTCCGAAATATCCGCTCTCTGCCGAGAAGCTTAGTCCTGTGCTAGCGTGCTATAAGGTGAAAACGGCTGAAGCAGGCATTGAGCGTGCGGCGCAAGTGGTCGCGTTTGGCGGAATGGGGCACTCATCGGTCATTCACTCGAACGATGAGGATGTCATTAATCGGTTTGCGGAACGATTGCAAACAGGGCGCATACTAGTCAATTCGCCGTCCACGCATGGCGCGATTGGGGATCTGTACAATACGAACATCCCGTCGCTAACGTTGGGCTGCGGATCTTATGGACGCAACTCAACATCAGCGAACGTGTCGGCAGTTAATTTGCTCAATATTAAACGGGTGGCGAAGCGGACAGTGAACATGCAATGGTTTAAAGTGCCGAACAAAATTTATTTTGAAAAGGGCTCCACGCAATATTTAGCGAAAATGCCGGACATTAGCCGCATTATGATCGTAACCGATGAGATGATGGTGAAGCTCGGTTATGTCGAGAAAGTGGAGTATTATTTGCGCCAGCGTCGTCAGCCGGTTGCCATCGAAGTGTTCTCGAACGTAGAACCCGATCCTTCTACAGAGACGGTGCGCCGCGGTACGGAAATGATGGCTAGCTTCCAGCCAGACTGTATTATCGCTTTAGGCGGCGGTTCGCCGATGGATGCGGCGAAGGCGATGTGGTTGTTCTACGAGTATCCAGACACCGATTTCAACAATTTGAAGCAAAAGTTCTTGGATATTCGCAAGCGGACGTATAAGTATCCGAAGCTGGGCCAAAAAGCGAAGTTCGTCGCGATTCCGACGACGTCGGGTACGGGTTCTGAGGTGACTTCGTTTGCGGTTATTACCGATAAGGAAAAAGGAAACACCAAATACCCGCTGGCAGACTATGAGCTCACGCCAGATGTGGCGATTGTTGATCCTGAGTTCGTGTACAGCCTGCCTAAGACGGCTGTTGCCGACACGGGCATGGACGTACTGACTCATGCGATTGAATCGTACGTGTCGGTTATGGCGAGCGATTACACGGACGGATTGGCCATTAAAGCGATTCAACTCGTCTTCGAGCATTTGTTACCATCGTACAAAGAAGCATGTCCGAAGGCGCGCGAAAAAATGCACAATGCGTCTACGCTTGCAGGTATGGCGTTCGCGAATGCCTTCCTCGGCATTAACCATAGCTTGGCGCATAAATGGGGGGCGCAATATCACACGGCACATGGACGTACCAATGCCATTTTGCTGCCGCATG harbors:
- the adhE gene encoding bifunctional acetaldehyde-CoA/alcohol dehydrogenase; protein product: MAAKPELKPTVEKKAEKHSVEQHIQQLIDRAKKAQAAMMGMDQEQVDRVVQQMALAGLDQHMHLAKMAVEETGRGVYEDKITKNIFATEYIYNDMKYDKTVGVIEDNPYESFMKIAEPVGIVMGVTPVTNPTSTTMFKALISIKTRNPIIFAFHPSAQRCSAEAARVLAEAAVQYGAPEHCVQWIEMPSMEATNGLMNHPDVALILATGGAGMVRAAYSCGKPALGVGPGNVPCFIEKTANIEQAVTDLILSKTFDNGMICASEQAVIIEEPIFNEVKAFMQRNGCYFLTPEEAGKLQGSAMKADTCAVNPTIVGQSARKIAEMAGITVPENTKILVAELDGVGPKYPLSAEKLSPVLACYKVKTAEAGIERAAQVVAFGGMGHSSVIHSNDEDVINRFAERLQTGRILVNSPSTHGAIGDLYNTNIPSLTLGCGSYGRNSTSANVSAVNLLNIKRVAKRTVNMQWFKVPNKIYFEKGSTQYLAKMPDISRIMIVTDEMMVKLGYVEKVEYYLRQRRQPVAIEVFSNVEPDPSTETVRRGTEMMASFQPDCIIALGGGSPMDAAKAMWLFYEYPDTDFNNLKQKFLDIRKRTYKYPKLGQKAKFVAIPTTSGTGSEVTSFAVITDKEKGNTKYPLADYELTPDVAIVDPEFVYSLPKTAVADTGMDVLTHAIESYVSVMASDYTDGLAIKAIQLVFEHLLPSYKEACPKAREKMHNASTLAGMAFANAFLGINHSLAHKWGAQYHTAHGRTNAILLPHVIRYNAKQPTKFAAFPKYDHFVADVRYAEIARMLGLPARTTEEGVNSLIDAIRKLNRELGIPESFQAIGFDSKDFEARVEYLADRAFEDQCTTANPKLPLVSELADVYRNAFYGRFE